A window of Magnolia sinica isolate HGM2019 chromosome 13, MsV1, whole genome shotgun sequence genomic DNA:
CTACTCCCTAGAGTTCATTGGATACCACCTATAGGTAGGCACATGTTTATACACCTAATTCATCATCCAATTAACTATTGataacatttataaaaataaaagatatccaaccaactttatgtaataacttgcaacttaacctactgggaaccgtcattCACCGTGATATCTTaaggcagagcgggttctgaggagttataagttgaattaatacaaaagaatataaataaagaaatataaatataaattacgtcacacacataacaggCCAGAAACTGTACGACATGCTGAAAGTGCCAaaggggttaaacccatctgtagttagacccaatcgaacattgcgagactCTGCTAAAAAATCCTTATACTTGTTGTCAAGAAAATTCCATGCGCTGGAGTCCACCAGATGCCCCATCTTTCCACTCTGCATTTTTTCGGTTGAGTGCCAAGTCATCTCTTTTGCCACCCATGGCACACTGTACATTTATTGTAGCCTTGgtattaatggaaaataccttaacaccttcgcAGGTACTTTAGCTCATTTCAACTTGGAATCAACATgggtcttgtacctagaagtacCACAGTTTGGACAACTCGTCTTCGTTTTATTGTCTCTCCAGTATAACATGTAGTCATTTGGACATGCATGAATCTTCtgataatcaagacccaactttgtaatgatcttcttcgcttggtaggtattagttggggtctTATAATCGGATGGCAAGACATTCTGGAGTAGTTGAAGAAGAGCCATGAAGCTTtgttcactccatccatggttcacctttaatttaaaaagttgtacaatgaaagtcagcacggtgaattTGTGACAACCAGGATAGAGCTCAGTCATCGTATCTCGTatatttgcttcaaactcattggtTGAAGCATCTCCAACAATGTCTTTAGCTTTGGGGGCTACATTGGGTTTATCTTGAATAACTTGGTCCAGGTTATTACAACCGAGGTcttcaacaaccacattgacaaTGTTATTTATGTTTGTCATACTATGATACTGGTGAGAAGTGCGTTCGGTACACTTGGGTGATTCAGGCTAACCGTGCATGTTCCACACCCTCTATGTTAGATTAAATCCATATTTAATCAAATCTATCACCACATCATCGATTGTGCAGGGTAAACGTAAACATCTGCATCTGGTACATGGACAATGAATGGTTTATCTATCAGGAAGATATTTTTTTTACGAACTTCACAAAGCTCATCATACCATCTATAAGTTGTGGGTCCGGGTAATGTAGAGTAATCTACTCCCTAGAGTTCATTGGATACCACCTGTAGGTAGGCACATGTTTATACACCTAATTCATCATCCAATTAACTATTGataacatttataaaaataaaagatatccaaccaactttatgtaataacttgcaacttaacctactgggaactgTCATTTACCGTAATATCTTaaggcagagcgggttctgagtaGTTATAAGTTGAATTAatacaaaagaatataaatgaagaaataaaaatataaattaagcaagactGTAGGTAGGCACACGTTTATACACCTAATTCATTatccaactaactattgacaacatttataaaaataaaagatatccaacacCCTATTTGTAACAACTTACAACTTAACCTATTGagaaccgtcatgcaccgtaatatCTTATGGCAGagtgggttctgaggagttacaaggtCAATTAATATAAAAgaatataaataaagaaatataaatataaattaagcaagactGTAGGTAGGGACATGTTTATTCacctaattcatcatccaactaactattgacaacatttataaaaataaaagatatccaaccaactttaTATAACAACTTGcaaccactacaagaaaatatgcctttagccacaattttttagcctcagttaaaaaaatggaggctaaatgtgttttttagcctcagttgttaaggaactgaggctaaaagttcatttttagccttagttgcataagaaccgaggcgaaaaatgaacttttagcctcagttccttagcaacggaggcgaaaagtctactttttagccttagttgcataggaaccgaggcgaaaaatgaacttttaacctcagttgcataggaaccgaggcgaaaagtctaccttttagcctcagttgcataggaaccgaggcgaaaagtctaccttttagtctcacttgcataggaaccgaggcgaaaagtctaccttttagcctcggttgcataggaaccgaggcgaaaagtctactttttagcctcaattgcataagaaccaaggcgaaaagtctaccctttagcctcagttgaataGGAATCGTGGTGAAAAgcctaccttttagcctcagttgcataggaaccgaggcgaaaagtcttcCTTTTAGTCTCccttgcataggaaccaaggcgaaaagtctaccttttagcctcagttgcataagaaccgaggcgaaaagtctaccttttagcctcagttccataaaaactgaggcgaaaagtcatcttttagcctcggttgcataggaaccgaggcgaaaagtctactttttagcctcaattgcataagaACCAAGGcgaaagtctaccttttagcctcagttgcataggaatcgtGGTGAAAAgcctaccttttagcctcagttgcataggaaccgaggcgaaaagtctaccttttagtctcccttgcataggaaccgaggcgaaaagtctaccttttagcctcagttgcataagaaccgaggcgaaaagtctaccttttagcctcggttccataaaaaccgaggcgaaaagtctaccttttagcctcggttgcataggaaccgaggccaaaagtctaccttttagcctcggttgcataggaaccgaggccaaaagtctaccttttagccttagttagTTGATTATTTTACCTCATTTGCATAGAATCGACGTCAAAAGTCTACTTATCGGGATAGGCAGAGGCCCCACAGGCCATCTAGCGGCCACCGTGATCTATGACTtctacccacaccgttcatctattttttttcatatcaatttaaaacactggataaaaaataagacagcttctagtcttaaatggaccacacagtggagattaaattcctaccattgaaaaattctcagggccacagaagttataGAGTTAtagatcagtatgatatttattttttcacttcatccaggtatatatgaccgtatcaataggttggatggaaaataaatggcatggtggaccctacgaaggtttcaatgctgGGCGTTCTTAGCATTGcttcttcttatggtgtggtccatttaagcctttcatctgccttattttttatccaatattttaaaatgatatagaaaaatggatggatggtgtggataaaagtaaCACATCACAGTGTCCCCTCAGTGGCCCATGGGGCCTCCGCCAGTACCGAGCTCAGAACAGGAGGGCGCAGTACCTGATGTGCGCCCtgctttttagcctcagttgcctagAACCGAGGCCAAAGGTCTACTCACCATGAGCGCCTTCGTGTGAGAGAGCGAGAGACTCACCATCGGTGGGTTTTTACCCGAGCCAAaccagaaaaatgaaaagaagaaaagaaaaaggagagagagagagagggagggagagatcgaagcaagaaaaagaaaggaagacgaaaaaaaaatgtaaaaatcgaAGATCTGATCTTCAATCGATCTTGACATCGCTAGGTACATACGAATCTCCCTTCGATCTTTGTTATTCACCGTGCAATCTGGCATTTCTTCCCATTTCTTCGACCATTCGTCGCTGATTGAAGAAGGGAATCGCTAGGGTTCGTGGCTCTTGAAGTGTCGGTTCCTCTCAAAATTGTGGTGGGAAtcgctagggtttttttttttggtaggaaTGGTTGGGTTTTGATGCGTTTGGTGGGAAAAAGTTTCGAAAATTCAGTCTTGTGCCTTTTTTTTCCTGCATTTTGTGTGTTTTTGCCGGAATTGCTGAGTTTCTGGAAATCGCTTTTGATTTCGTCAGGGAGAGTTAGGTTTTGGATGATGTAGATGTGGGAGAAATCCCAAAGGTGTTATTTTTTGCGTATTGTGTATGAGTTGTGGTTTGATTTGTTGGAATTTGCTTTGGAGTTTCTGAGATTGACCCCTTTCGGAGATCTCTCTTCGACTCTGATGTGATTTgtttggaaattagggttttggcCTTTTTTTAAGCAATGTTGCAACAGGTGAATTTTCAGAGAAGTGGAAATTCAACAAGCATTTTGTCTAATAAATCAGATGCTTTGATGTTCTTTTCTGAGAtttagtttcatttcattttactgcattttttttccataccagaaaggaaaatgtggttttttattttttggtcatGCTTGTTTTCTATGTTTTTAGAAAAATGTCAGCAAGAATTGTtagatttcatgatatttatttcataGCTTCAGTATTCATGCAACAGGGATTTTCTTCATCATTGGTCATGGTGTTTCCTGTTTATTCTTCCCAGGTACCTACACAGTAACAAGCTCACTGGGCTAATTCCACCTGAATTGGGGAACATGTCCAAGCTAAGCTATCTGTGAAGGTTCttactttaaaataaaatttccatttcGGGGATATTTGTGTGTAAATTATTTCTGATAGTTTCCTTCTACAGGAAATTGAACAACAATGAACTGGTTGGTAGCATTCCAGCCGAGCTTGGATAGCTGGAATTGTTTGAATTGTGCATGGCAAAGATTGAATGGTTCCATTCCATCTGAATTCCTGAAGCTGGAGAGTCTAACATATCTGTAAGTCTTAACCAAAAGATATTAGAGATGGGCCAGTCATTTGTGAACATATTCTAATTTACAATGATGTCTTTGTACAGAGGCTTGCAGTTATTAAGTGCACATGCTTTcattagtatatttatatttttaccaatctatattttcttttaaactGCAGAAACTTCTCATCGAACAATTTCAAAGGGTGGATCCCTATTGAGTTAGGGCGCATAATCAATCTTGATACTCTGTCGGTTGCAATGCAAGCTTTCAATGATTATGACGAGAAAGAGGACTTGTACTACCCTTTAAAAAAATCTCTTATATTGATTATTTTACAGGCCTTTGCTCAACTATTGCAAGCTCCTCATGATGATGCTCAAATTATCATAACAGATTGTTTCCCTGTCCCCATATTGGTTATTTGTGATCAGCATGGTTCCCAGGTTTGTAAATGTCTTTTGGCTTCAACCTGTGAAATAGACCACTCTACTTTTAATTCCTTAATATAATTTCCATGGAGGTGGGTATTAAATACCTTTTGCTCTGATTTTAGCAGCCATTTTTTTTCCAATCTTTGGTTGACTAATCATTGTCTTTTTGTACCTCTATTTGGAAACTTGAAAAATCTCTAGTCGATTTGATCAGTTCATCAAGACTcaagaaagaaagtaaaaaaagaaaagaaaaagatgtgaCTCTGTCTGGACAGGTAACTTGGTCAAGTCGATTCAACTcaacaaaactcaaaaaaaaaaagatgtgacTCTGATAGTGTTGTTTCTCTGCTTTACAGATTTGGGGCATGCTGTTAATTTATGAAATTAGAGGAAGAGGAGTTGTTTGTCTTTCTAATCTGTCAGTAGAattcttttgtttgtttgtttgtttgtttgtctttttttttttttttaaataaatttttatacCTCATGCTGTTCTTAATTTGATAAGAGTTAAAGAAAAATAGGAAGTTGGAAGTTTGAGCTCAAATATAACAATGAACTGCTAATAAACAAATTTTGATCGATGAGATATATTCAGAGTATCCAATGGTAAATTTTTCTTTTCTAATCTGTCAGTAGATATTCAGATTATCCAAGGTTGCATTACCTTGGATAATCTTTTGCTACAATTGCATCTCATGAGATATATTCAGAGTATCCAATGGTAACTTTTTCTTTTCTAGTGCCAGCGAAATAAACAAATTTTGATCGATGCTGTTGTCCGTGCAGTAAATGAGGACAATGTTGAGATGGAAAATGATTTCACAAGGCTTGGTTTCCTTGCTAGTGGAACAGATGTATCTCCAATTATTCGAGCTTTAGAAGCAATTTGGCAAAATTCAGTGGGAAAAGGACTTTTTAACTTTAATTTTCGGAGTGTTACTGGTAAACCTTACATTCTTGTTTCTATTTGTTGTTAGTTACAGTTTTTTGCCTCAACTTCGTTGTCGATGTAATCACATAATATCTTTACTTGGTTCTT
This region includes:
- the LOC131223822 gene encoding LRR receptor-like serine/threonine-protein kinase ERECTA; protein product: MNWLVAFQPSLDSWNCLNCAWQRLNGSIPSEFLKLESLTYLNFSSNNFKGWIPIELGRIINLDTLSVAMQAFNDYDEKEDLYYPLKKSLILIILQAFAQLLQAPHDDAQIIITDCFPVPILVICDQHGSQVCKCLLASTCEIDHSTFNSLI